ACGTGGCGCAACGGGCCGGTGACGGCGATCCGGCCGCGGTCGACTACGGCGTCCCCATCGCCGCAGTCGACCGCCACCGTGGCGAACTCCTCGACACGCCTGTCTACGACGGTCCCTACGCCCGTGCCGCCCTGGTGCGCACGTGGAAACCCTGATCACGGACCGGATGCCTGTCGCCTCCGCGCACGTCGGTTCAGTCACGCGGTACGGGTTGTCGCCCGCGTCGCGGAGCCGAGCGCGAGGCCTACTCCAGTTCGTCCGCCAGCAGGTCCATCAGCAGCCCGTCGTGCCAGCTGCCGTCCGCGCCGCGCTCGTACTGCCGCATGACGCCCACCGGGCGGAAACCGACCTTGCGGTAGCACCGGATGGCGGCGGCATTGTCCGCTGCCGGATCGATGACCAGTCGGCGGTATCCGTGATCATCGATCAGGTGACGTGCCAGGGTGCGGACCGTGTCAGTGCCGAGACCGCGCCCGTGCACCGCCGGGTCGAGATAGATGTCGATGTTGGCATGCCGGTAGTCCGGCTCGTCCTCGGCTCCCCACTGGACAGCGCCGACCACCCGGCCGTCGTGCTCTACCGCGTAGGTCCGGGCCCCGGGATCTTCGAGCTCCTCGGTCACGGCGGCCGTCAGGTCGTCGCCACCCGGCCAACGCGCGTACACCTCAGGTGTGCTCCGGATCGCGGCCAGAGCCGGGATGTCGTCCACCGTCGCCGGCCGAAGCGTCACCCGTGCTCCGTGCAGGACCGTCCGCATACCCCTGATCATCCCCGACTTCGGATCCACTCGTCCAGGAAGCAGAAAGCAGGCGCGGGTGTCCTTCGGGGACGTCGTTCCCGGACGTGCCGAGATGTGGGTGCGGCCCTTGGTGTGCGCCTCCCTGGCTACGGCAGCTGCTTGCGCGGTTCGGCGGTGCTTGACCGCCGGCCGGCGCGAGCCCTGACCGGCCACCGCAGGGAGCTCTGCTTGCCGCCGAGCCGAGGATGCTCCGACCAGTTGCTGCCGGGCAGTGGTCAATCAGGACGGCGGGCTGTGACGATCCAGGCACGCGAGTCGAAGTAGACGCCGCCGTCGGTGTTGTGGGCGTCGAGGGTGGCGCGTAGTCGTGTGCGTGCCTGCTCGGCGGCCGTGGCGTCGAAGGTGGCAAGCAGGTCTTTGAATTCCCACAGGCGGAGCACGGCGTCGAAGGCGCTGGCGCTGTCCGGGCCGTAGTAGACGGGCTCGTGCACGTCGGCGAAACCGACGTCCGTGAAGCCGGCCGCCGTCAGGATCCCCTCCGTGACGGTGGGGTCGGCGAGCGAGAACGGGTCAGGGCCGCGGGGTGCAGCCGATGCTGAGGCGGCGGAGGTGAGGGTCCGGCGGATCGCGGTGGCCCACTCATTGCGCTCGCGCTCCTGCCAGACCAGCAGCACCAGGCGCGCCCCCGGGCGGAGAGCGCGCCCGATGTTGGCGAACGCGGCGACCGGGTCGGCGAAGAACATCGTTCCGAACCTGCTGATACAGAGGTCGAAACGCGCCTCTGGAAAGCGGTGAACCTGGGCGTCCGCCTGCTGGTAGGTGACGTTTGCCAGTCCCTGGTCGTCACTGAGCAGGCGGGCCCGTTCGAGCATCGGCGCGGAGACGTCGACGCCCAGCGCGCTCCCGGCGATGGCGGCGCGGGCGGCCTCGCGGGTGGACTGTCCGCTGCCGCAGCCGATGTCGAGCACACGGTCACGAGGTCCGACGCGGGCAGCGGCGCGGAAGAGTTCGTTGTGCAGGCGCAATTCCGCGTCGTAGTCAAAAAGGTCGGACATCACCGTCACCGGATCCTCTCGATGCCAATGTCAGTGTCACCTTCGATGCCGATTCCGAGGTCGGCCGGGCCGTCGCGGAGTACGCCTCGCACCTGGTCCATCGACACTGTTTCCGATGCGAACTCCGCCAGCCACCACGTGGCGCCCGCCCTGGCGTAGGGCGCCGGATCGGTACCGGGCGGGAGGGGGACGGCGATGTCGTACGGGGCCGTCGTCTTCCGGCGGAGACCCGTGATGCTGGCGACGATGTCGGCGAGCTGATCCGGGTGGTCGAGATCGACCGGCACGAAACCGTCGTGCTGTGCGGCGCGGCGCAGGGGCTTGACGTTACCGGGAAGTCCCGCGGCCCACACCGGCACGCCGGGGCGCTGAACCGGTCGGGGAAGGAAGGTGATGCCGTCGACCGTGAAGTTCCGGCTCCTATGGTGCACCGGTCTGCCGGACCACGCGGCGGCGAGAATCTCCAGTGACTCGTCGAGCAGACGGCCCCGCTGGCGGTCATCGACTTCCTCGCCGGTCGCGGCCAGCTCGCCGGCGAAGCGATCACTGCCGAGACCGACGCCGAGTGTGAGGCGGCCCCTGCTGAGCCGGTCCAGCGTGGCGGTCTCCCTGGCGACCTTGGCCGGTCGGCGGCGGGAAAGAGGTGTGACCATGGGGCCCAACCGGACGCGGTCGGTGGCGGTGGCGATCGCGGCCAGCGTGATCCACGGGTCGGCCACCTGCCGGACCGGCTCCCGCCAGCGCAGGTGGTCCCATACGAACACGCCGTGCCAGCCGGCCTCCTCCGCCTCGGCGCCCAGACGTGCGACCACCGTGGGGTCGGCGAGCTCGTCGAAGAGCGGCAACCAGAGTGCCGACCGCAGCCGGGTCATGGCCGGCCGCCTCGGGTGTGCTGGAGCAGGGCCGGGACGAACGAGTCCCACAGCGGCTTCGGCAGGTCGTGCCCGGCCCCTTCCAGGATCAGCAGCGTCGCGCCAGGAATCGCGTCGCGCAGCGCGTGTGCGTGGGGGAGCGGGAGAACCGGGTCGTGGTCGCCGTGCACCACCAGCGTCGGTGCCTTGAGGGAGGCGAAGTCGCGGGACGACCCGTCGAAGGCCATCGCGTAGTGGTTGACGAGGGTGGACGCGATGTCGCGGGCGCGGGCCACGTCCCGTTCGACCAGCGCGCGCACGGCGGTCTCGTCGAAGTGGGGCGAGCCGCCCGAGCACGCCTTCGCCGACGCGACGACGAAGTCCACCACCGCGCCGGAATCGGCGGGGTCCGGGGCGGCGGGGATGCCGTCGGCGAGCTCGTCCGACGACGGGGGGAGGCCGTCCTCGCCCGTGGAGGTGGAGACGAACGTCAGTGACTCCACCCGCTCGGGGTGGTCCACCCCGACGATGAGCCCGACTCCGCCGGCCATGGACCGGCAGACGATGTGTGCGCGCTCGACGTGCAGGGCGTCCAGGATGCCGAGCGCGTCCCCGGCCAGGTCGGTGAACGTGTAGCCGGGCCGCCCCGGCGGGTAGCTGGTGGACCGGCCGGTGTCCCGGTTGTCGTAGCGGATCACGTACCGGTCGCCGCGCGCGATCCGTTCGCACAGCTCGGCTTCCCACCACAGCATCGAGGCGCTCGCACCGTCGATGAGCAGGATCGCCGGGTGCGCCGGGTTTCCGAAGGTCTCGATGCACAGTTCGACATCGTTGATCTGGACGGGCTGTTCTCCGTGCGAAAGGTGATCGGTCATGAACGTCACGCTAGACCTGACCATTCATCGCGAAAAGCGATAGTTTTCGATCAAGTCAATCGTGTTCAGCGATGACAATGGATGACTATGGTGGGCGCATGTCCGACGTTGAACTGCGACATCTCGCCACGATGGCCGCCGTGGCCGATGAGGGCTCGTTCGGGCGGGCGGCGGCGCGGCTCGGGTACACCCAGTCGACGGTGAGCCAGCAGATCGCGGCTTTGGAGAGAGCCGTCGGCGGTGCCGTGTTCGACCGGCCCGGCGGACCGAAGCCGGTGCGGATCACCCCACTCGGCACGGTCGTGCTGGCACACGGACGCGAGTTGCTCGCGAAGGCGCAGGCCATGGCGGCGGCAGTCGACCGGTTCAAGGCCGGAGACGGCCGGGTCGACATCGGCACCTTCCAGAGTGTGTCCAACGTGATCCTGCCGCTGGTCGTACGCGGGCTTCGGGACGAGCACCCAGGCTGCGACATCAGGCTGTTCGAGGAGGAGACCGACCAGCCGCAAGTCCAGGAGCTGGATCTGATGTTCTTCGACGGCCGCGTCGCCGGCGACGTCGAACACCGCAAACTGCTCGACGATCCCTACGTGTTGGTGGCCCGCCGCGGGGCCTTCCCCGACGGTCCGGTGAGCCCGGACCGACTCGACGGCGTACCGATGGTGGCGCACCCGCCGATCTGCGACCAGGCCCGGATGGAGCAGGCGCTCGCCCGGCGCGGTGTTAGGCCGCACATCGTGTGCCGCACCGCGGGCAACGAAACCGTGCTGTCGATGGTGCGGGCCGGCATGGGTTCGGCGATCCTGCCGCAACTTGCCCTCCACAGCGTCGACATCGGCTCCGACGCGGCACTGTGCGTCCACGAACTCAGGCCAGAACTCCCGCCTCGCGAGATCTTCCTGCTGTGGCAGGCGCACCGAACCCACTCCCCACTCGCGGCACGAGCGATCGAGATCGCCGTGGAGGTCGCGGGCGGGATCGCCCGGCGCACGTGAGGACCGGAGAGCCGGAGCAGTGGGGCGGTGTGGCCGCACACCACGCCCGAGTCTCACCGTCGCCGGATCGATACTGACCCCCACTGACCCCCGCGGTGTCGATCGCTGCGCGATGGGGAGAGGCCGGTGCTGCGGATATGTCAGTTTCCCAGGTGCGGCAAGGGAGAGATTCCTCCCCCTCACAGGACGGAAATCCGGTGCGAGGCTGTGCGGCGTCCGTACTGCTCGCGGGTCTTCGCACTCCGCTCTGGAAGAGAACTCCGCCATATGCCACTGTCGACCCGCGATCGGTCCAGCAAGCTTCCCTTTGTCGTTCTGGTGCTGGCCGCCGGGACCTTTCTGATGGGCACCACCGAATTCGTCATCGCGGGCCTGCTGCCCGGGATCGGCGACGATCTGGGCGTCAGCGTGGCTCATGCGGGCCTGCTGATCACGGTGTTCGCGGTGGGCATGATCGTCGGGGCGCCTGTGATGGCGATCGCGACGTTGCGTCTGCCGCGGCGGTCCACGCTGGTTCTCGCGCTCGTCGTCTTCGCCGTCGGCCATGTGGCCGCCGCGCTCAGTTCGTCTTTCGCGGTCGTGCTCGCCGCCCGGTCGGTGACCGCACTGGCCACTGGTGCCTTCTGGTGCGTCGGGGCCGTTGTGGCGACGACCGCGGCGGGGCACGCGTCGACTTCGCGGGCCCTGGGCCTGCTGCTGGGGGGAATGACCCTGGCCAATGTCGCCGGCGTTCCGCTGGGCTCATGGTTGGGCCAGGTGTCGGACTGGCGAGGGCCGTTCTGGGTGCTGGCCGCCCTGTCGGCCGGTGCCGCGGCGGTCATCGGCCGGTTCATTCCTGACGAGGAGCGGCGCGAGACGCGGTCTGTCCGGGCCGAGCTCGCCGTGCTGCGTCAGGGCCGGGTCTGGCTGGCGCTGACCGCGACCGCCCTGCTCCTGGGAGGTGTTCTGGCGACGTACACCTACATCTCGCCCCTGCTCACCGAGCGTGCCGGGATTCCTGCATGGGCGGTGCCCCTGGTCCTGACCGGTTACGGCCTGGGCGCCCTGCTGGGCACCACGGTCGGTGGACGCCTGGGTGACCGTCGGCCGCTCGCCACGCTCATCACGGCCGCCGCCGCGAGCACGCTGGTCCTGTTCCTGCTGGTGTTTCTCTCCACGAGCCCGGTGGCGACCGTAGTGCTGGTGACGGCCATGGGTGTGACGGGTTTCGCCGCGGCCCCGGTGCTCGGTGCGCTGATCATGCGCTTCGCCGGTTCCGCGCCCACGCTGGCCTCCGCGCTGGGTAGTTCGGCGTCCAACGTGGGGATCGCCATCGGCTCCGGAGTGGCGGGCGTCGCCCTGACCTCATCACTGCGGCAGGCAGGGCCACCGCTGGTCGGTACGGTTGCCGCCGCGCTCACTCTCGTTCCGCTGACGGCACTCGCGCTGATGCACGCCACCCGTTCCGGCGCACCGCTTCCCAGGACAGGAACAGACGCGGATCAGTCCGTCGAGGCCAGTCATCGGCCCATTTCCTGAAGACGTCGCGGAGGAGCTCTCCCCGAGTGTCGGGGGGACCTCGTCCGCCTGCCGTTGGACGGTGGCGGCGCTCGCCGGTCGGCCTTGCGCCCGCTCCGCGCGCACCCGAGGAGTCGGAAAAGTCCAACCCCGCGGACATCACCGCCCACACCGACCAGGTCACGGGTCCGCCGCTGTCACAGGCCACCTGCACGGACCACCGGGCACTCCCGCAATGCGGCCCGTCGCGGTCAGCTGAGGGCGGAGGAGGCCGGCAGGTCCTGGTCGGCGGCCCAGGAGGCGAGGATCCGTAGTCGTTCATGGGTGGGGGAGCCTGGTACGGCGGTCCAGACGGTCAGGTGCTGGTCGGGATCGGTGTTGGCGGTGAGCGTGTCCCAGTCCAGGACGAGTTCGCCGACGACCGGATGGTTGAGGGTCTTCGTGCCCACCGTGCGCGCGGCGACTCGGTGATCGCCCCACCACCGGGCGAACTGCTCGTCCCGCATGGACAGTTCACCGACGAGCTCGATCAGGCGTGGATCCTCGGGATACTTCGCGGCCTCCATCCGCAACTGTGCCACGGCGATGTGGGCGGAGGTGTTCCAGTCCGCGTACAGGGTGCGCATGGCCGGATCCGTGAAGACGATCCGCGGGTAGTTGCGGTGCTTCTCCGTGATCCGGGAGAAGTCGGTAACCAGTGCGGCGGCCAGCGCGTTCCAGGCGAGGATGTCGCCGCGGCGGCCCTGCACGATGGCCGGGGTGGCGGTGAGGTCGTCCAGGACGCGCTGCAGCTGCGGCTGGACCTTCTGCCTGCTGCGCGGCCGGGTGCGGGTGGTGGTCTTGCCCGCGAGCTGGAAGAGGTAGCCCCGTTCGTCGTCGTCCAGATGGAGTACCTGGGCGAGAACGTCCAGGACGGGCGCCGATGCCTGCATGCGGCCCTGTTCGAGCCGGGTGTAGTAGTCGGTGCTGATGCTCGCGAGCTGGGCGACCTCCTCGCGGCGCAGCCCGGCCACCCGGCGAGGCGTGCCGGTCTCGGGCAGTCCGACTGTGCGTGGGCTCAAGTCGGAGCGGCGCTTCTTGAGGAATTCTCCCAGCTCATTGAGGGGAACGTTGGCGGTCATGCTTCCCAGCATGACACCGGTCGCACCAGGGGAAGGGGGGAGAATTTACTCCCTGGATGTTCCCCTCCCAGGATGAACCTCTCCGCTTTTCGCGCCTGCCCTCGCGTGTGAGGCTCGACAACGACCAGCCGATTGCGATCACCGGCTGCGGTTCACCGACTCTCGCACCGAAGGAAGTATCCCCATGCGCGGAGCAGTCATCCACGGCCCTGGCGACGTGCGCTTCGAGAACCTCGACGAGCCGAAGATCCTCCGGCCGACGGACGCGGTGATCCGCACGGTCGCCACCTGCGTGTGCGGCTCCGACCTGTGGCCCTACCGCGGCGCGGAACCCATCGGTGATCCGCACCCGATGGGGCACGAGTACGTCGGCATCGTCGAGGAGACCGGCAGCGAGGTCACCAACGTCAGGCCGGGCCAGTTCGTGGTCGGCTCCTTCGCCACCTCGGACAACACCTGCGCCAACTGCCTGCGCGGCTGGCAGTCCAACTGTCTGCACCGCGAGTTCATGTCCACCTGCCAGGCCGACTACGTCCGTATCCCCAACGCCCACGGCACGCTCGTCGCCACCCACGAACACCCGGGCGCCGAGTTCGTTCCCGGCCTGCTCGCTGTCTCCGACGTGATGGGCACCGGCTGGTACGCCGCACTCGCCGCCGAGGTGAAGCCCGGCTCGACGGCCGTGGTCGTCGGTGACGGCGCGGTCGGCCTGTGCGGTGTCATCGCCGCCAAGGAGCTGGGGGCCGAACGCATCATCGCCATGAGCCGCCACGACTCCCGGCAGAAGCTCGCCCTGGAGTTCGGCGCCACCGACATCATCGCCGAGCGCGGCGAGGAAGGCATCGCCCGCGTCAAGGACCTCACCGACGGCATCGGTGCCGACTCCGTCCTGGAGTGCGTCGGCACCGCCGAGTCCATGCGGCAGGCCCTCCACTCCACTCGGCCCGGTGGCAACGTCGGTTTCGTCGGCGTCCCGCATGACGTGGCGATCGACGGCCAGGAGCTGTTCTTCTCCCACGTCGGCCTGCGCGGCGGCCCCGCACCCGTACGCCGCTACCTGCCCGACCTCATCGACCGCGTCCTGACCGGCCGCATCAACCCGGGCAGGGTATTCGACCTCACCCTGCCGCTGGACCAGGTCGCCGAGGGCTACAGGGCGATGGACGAGCGCCGTGCCATCAAGGCCCTCCTCAAGCCCTGAAAGCAAGGACGTCCATACCCGGAGACCGCGCCCGGGGGCGGGGCGGCCCCGCCCCCGGACCGGAAGCCCGCTCACTCACCCAAGGATTCACCATGACGACCTTCGCCCTCGTCGGCGCGGGACCCGGCCTCGGACTCGCCACCGCCCGCCGGTTCGGAGCCGCCGGCCACACCGTCGCCCTCATCGCCCGCAACGCCGAGCGCCTGGAGGAGATGACCGCCGAACTGGCCCGCGACAACATCCGGGCCCGCGGCTTCACCGCCGACGTCCTCGACATCGAGTCGCTGACCGCTGCCCTGTACACGGCCGCGGCAACCCTCGGACCCATCGAGATCCTCCAGTACAGCCCGGTGCCGCGCGCCGACTTCATGAAGCCGGTCCTCGACACCGGCGCCGGCGACCTCGACGCCCCGCTCGCCTTCTCCGTCAAAGGGGCCGTCACCGCCGTGAACGCCGTCCTGCCCGGGATGCGCGAACTCGGCCGCGGCACCCTGCTGTTCGTCAACGGCTCCAGCGCCGTACGCCCCAATCCGAAGGTGGCCGGGACTTCGATCGCGTTCGCCGCCGAGAGCGCGTACGCCCGCATGCTGCACGACACGCTCGCGGGAGAGAACGTCCACGCCGCCCAGCTGATCGTCCCGGGCGCCATCCGGCCCGACGCCGTACACAGCAGTCCCGAGGTGCTGGCGCAGCGGCTGTACGACATCCACCAGCAGCGCGACGGCTTCCGTCACTACGCCGAGCCCCTGCCCGACCAGCCGCTGGACAACCCGTGAACCCGGTACCCCTTCGCGCTTCCGCCCGGGTGGTCCCGGCAGCCGCCCTGCTGCTGGTCGTGACCGCCTGCACCAGCGATTCCCCGTCCGCGTCCGCTTCGTCCGCCTCCCCCTCTGCGCCCGCGTCACCGCCGGCTTCGGCAGCTCCGGCCGTCACCGCGTCAACCGGCGGGACCACCGCCATGAACATCCGTCTCACGCTCAACGGCCACCACATCGACGCCACCCTTAACGACAGCGCCACCGCCCGCGACTTCGCCGCCCAGCTCCCGCTGACCCTGTCGCTGCGCGACCTCAACGAGGCCGAGAAGATCGCCGACCTGCCGCGCCAGCTGTCCACCTCCGGCGCCCCGGCAGGCGCCGACCCCGCAGTCGGTGACCTGGCGTACTACGCGCCCTGGAACCAGCTCGCCACCTACTACCGTGACGCCCCCTACGCGGCCGGCCTGGTTCTCCTCGGGCACATGGCCGACGGCGGCACCGAGCAGCTCGCCACCGCCGACCGCGTCACCATCGAAGCCGCGCCCTGATCCACCCCACCGCGCGCACCTGACGGGTGCCCGCAAGAAGGGGGGAGGCGATCCTCCCCTTTTCGTCCGGTTCGGTTCGTGGCAGCGTCCAGGGCGTCGCCAGGCAGTCCGCCGGCCGCCGCGACGGCCCCGGCCGCCCCTCCTGATCCCCCGATTTCCACGCAAGGAGAGAGCACAGGTATGCCTTCCGCATCCGGGACCACTCCCGGCAAGCTTCCCTTCGTCGTCTGGGTGCTCGCCGCCGGCACGTTCCTGATGGGGACCACAGAGTTCGTCGTCGCCGGCCTGCTGCCGGAACTGGCCGGTGACCTCGGAGTCAGTGTCTCCCACGCCGGCCTGCTGATCACCGCCTTCGCCATCGGCATGATCATCGGCGCACCGGCCATGGCCATGGCGACCCTGCGCCTTCCGCAGCGCCAGACGCTGATCCTGGCCCTGACCGTGTTCTGCCTCGGACATCTCGTCGCCGCGCTCAGCACGTCCTTCACCGTCGCTCTCATCGCCCGCGTCGTCACGGCCCTGGCCACCGGAGCGTTCTGGTCCGTCGGCTTCGTCGTCGCCACCACCGCTGCCGGGCCACGTAACGCCACCCGCGCCACGGGCGTCATGATCGGGGGCCTGACCCTGGCCAACGTCGTCGGCGTGCCGATCGGCTCCTTCGCCGGCCAGTTCACCGGCTGGCGCGGCCCCCTCTGGGCCCTGGCCGTCCTCTCCGGCCTTGCCGCCGCTGGCATCGGCCGCTTCATCCCGGCCCAGGAGCAGCATGCCGAGGTGTCCCTCCGGGCCGAGGTCCGTGCTCTGCGGCAGGGCAGGCTGTGGCTCGCGCTCGGCGCCGCGATGCTGATCATGGGCGGTGTGCTGGCGACGTACACCTACATCACCCCGCTGCTGACCGACCGCGCGGGCATCCCCGCGGGTGCCGTCCCGCTCGTCCTCATCGCGTTCGGCGTCGGCGCCCTGGGCGGCACCACCGTCGGAGGCCGCCTGGGCGACCGCCGACCGATGGTCACCACCATCACGGCAGCCGCGGCCACCTCACTGGTGCTGTTCCTGATGATCCCGCTGTCCGGCAACCCGGTGACGGCAACCCTCCTGGTCTTCCTCATGGGCCTCACCGGATTCACCGTCAACCCGGTCGTCACCGCCCTCGCCATGCGTTTCGCGGGCGACGCGCCCACCCTCACCTCGGCGCTGACCACCTCCGCCTTCAACGTCGGTGTCGCCGCCGGTTCGGCGCTCGCCGGCACGGCACTCAACTCCTCCCTCGGCCTGACCGGCCCGCCCCTGGTCGGCACCGTCGTCGCCGCCCTCACCCTCCTCCCACTGACCGCCCTCGCCGTCCACGGCCCTTCCCGCAAGGGCCGGATCGTGGCCCAGCGCCGCGCTCCCACGCGCGTAGGAGGCGACGAACCCGCGCAGGTGTCCTCGCGGTACTGACCCAAGCCCGGATCCGCGCATTGCCGATACGAACCTGACGACGTACCAGCAAGCGAGAGGACGCCGTTCATCACATGGCTGTGAGCAACACGGGCTTCACCGGGAAAGCGGCCTTCGTGACCGGAGCCGGCTCCGGCCGCGCTACCGCCTTCGCCCGCGCTCGTGTCGTCGGCATCGCCCTCCCCCTCGACAGCGGTCATGTCGCCCGCAGGGGACAGCCCACGGACCAAGGAGAAGCAGGAGGCGGACTGGTTCACCGGCGACGGGTGGTGGGACGTCATCGTGGCCGGCCAGGAGCC
The DNA window shown above is from Streptomyces sp. NBC_01451 and carries:
- a CDS encoding GNAT family N-acetyltransferase, whose amino-acid sequence is MRTVLHGARVTLRPATVDDIPALAAIRSTPEVYARWPGGDDLTAAVTEELEDPGARTYAVEHDGRVVGAVQWGAEDEPDYRHANIDIYLDPAVHGRGLGTDTVRTLARHLIDDHGYRRLVIDPAADNAAAIRCYRKVGFRPVGVMRQYERGADGSWHDGLLMDLLADELE
- a CDS encoding LLM class flavin-dependent oxidoreductase; the encoded protein is MTRLRSALWLPLFDELADPTVVARLGAEAEEAGWHGVFVWDHLRWREPVRQVADPWITLAAIATATDRVRLGPMVTPLSRRRPAKVARETATLDRLSRGRLTLGVGLGSDRFAGELAATGEEVDDRQRGRLLDESLEILAAAWSGRPVHHRSRNFTVDGITFLPRPVQRPGVPVWAAGLPGNVKPLRRAAQHDGFVPVDLDHPDQLADIVASITGLRRKTTAPYDIAVPLPPGTDPAPYARAGATWWLAEFASETVSMDQVRGVLRDGPADLGIGIEGDTDIGIERIR
- a CDS encoding cyclophilin-like fold protein, which produces MNIRLTLNGHHIDATLNDSATARDFAAQLPLTLSLRDLNEAEKIADLPRQLSTSGAPAGADPAVGDLAYYAPWNQLATYYRDAPYAAGLVLLGHMADGGTEQLATADRVTIEAAP
- a CDS encoding MFS transporter; the encoded protein is MPSASGTTPGKLPFVVWVLAAGTFLMGTTEFVVAGLLPELAGDLGVSVSHAGLLITAFAIGMIIGAPAMAMATLRLPQRQTLILALTVFCLGHLVAALSTSFTVALIARVVTALATGAFWSVGFVVATTAAGPRNATRATGVMIGGLTLANVVGVPIGSFAGQFTGWRGPLWALAVLSGLAAAGIGRFIPAQEQHAEVSLRAEVRALRQGRLWLALGAAMLIMGGVLATYTYITPLLTDRAGIPAGAVPLVLIAFGVGALGGTTVGGRLGDRRPMVTTITAAAATSLVLFLMIPLSGNPVTATLLVFLMGLTGFTVNPVVTALAMRFAGDAPTLTSALTTSAFNVGVAAGSALAGTALNSSLGLTGPPLVGTVVAALTLLPLTALAVHGPSRKGRIVAQRRAPTRVGGDEPAQVSSRY
- a CDS encoding alpha/beta fold hydrolase, translated to MTDHLSHGEQPVQINDVELCIETFGNPAHPAILLIDGASASMLWWEAELCERIARGDRYVIRYDNRDTGRSTSYPPGRPGYTFTDLAGDALGILDALHVERAHIVCRSMAGGVGLIVGVDHPERVESLTFVSTSTGEDGLPPSSDELADGIPAAPDPADSGAVVDFVVASAKACSGGSPHFDETAVRALVERDVARARDIASTLVNHYAMAFDGSSRDFASLKAPTLVVHGDHDPVLPLPHAHALRDAIPGATLLILEGAGHDLPKPLWDSFVPALLQHTRGGRP
- a CDS encoding helix-turn-helix domain-containing protein: MLGSMTANVPLNELGEFLKKRRSDLSPRTVGLPETGTPRRVAGLRREEVAQLASISTDYYTRLEQGRMQASAPVLDVLAQVLHLDDDERGYLFQLAGKTTTRTRPRSRQKVQPQLQRVLDDLTATPAIVQGRRGDILAWNALAAALVTDFSRITEKHRNYPRIVFTDPAMRTLYADWNTSAHIAVAQLRMEAAKYPEDPRLIELVGELSMRDEQFARWWGDHRVAARTVGTKTLNHPVVGELVLDWDTLTANTDPDQHLTVWTAVPGSPTHERLRILASWAADQDLPASSALS
- a CDS encoding class I SAM-dependent methyltransferase; this encodes MSDLFDYDAELRLHNELFRAAARVGPRDRVLDIGCGSGQSTREAARAAIAGSALGVDVSAPMLERARLLSDDQGLANVTYQQADAQVHRFPEARFDLCISRFGTMFFADPVAAFANIGRALRPGARLVLLVWQERERNEWATAIRRTLTSAASASAAPRGPDPFSLADPTVTEGILTAAGFTDVGFADVHEPVYYGPDSASAFDAVLRLWEFKDLLATFDATAAEQARTRLRATLDAHNTDGGVYFDSRAWIVTARRPD
- a CDS encoding zinc-dependent alcohol dehydrogenase family protein, which produces MRGAVIHGPGDVRFENLDEPKILRPTDAVIRTVATCVCGSDLWPYRGAEPIGDPHPMGHEYVGIVEETGSEVTNVRPGQFVVGSFATSDNTCANCLRGWQSNCLHREFMSTCQADYVRIPNAHGTLVATHEHPGAEFVPGLLAVSDVMGTGWYAALAAEVKPGSTAVVVGDGAVGLCGVIAAKELGAERIIAMSRHDSRQKLALEFGATDIIAERGEEGIARVKDLTDGIGADSVLECVGTAESMRQALHSTRPGGNVGFVGVPHDVAIDGQELFFSHVGLRGGPAPVRRYLPDLIDRVLTGRINPGRVFDLTLPLDQVAEGYRAMDERRAIKALLKP
- a CDS encoding LysR family transcriptional regulator, with product MSDVELRHLATMAAVADEGSFGRAAARLGYTQSTVSQQIAALERAVGGAVFDRPGGPKPVRITPLGTVVLAHGRELLAKAQAMAAAVDRFKAGDGRVDIGTFQSVSNVILPLVVRGLRDEHPGCDIRLFEEETDQPQVQELDLMFFDGRVAGDVEHRKLLDDPYVLVARRGAFPDGPVSPDRLDGVPMVAHPPICDQARMEQALARRGVRPHIVCRTAGNETVLSMVRAGMGSAILPQLALHSVDIGSDAALCVHELRPELPPREIFLLWQAHRTHSPLAARAIEIAVEVAGGIARRT
- a CDS encoding MFS transporter, with amino-acid sequence MPLSTRDRSSKLPFVVLVLAAGTFLMGTTEFVIAGLLPGIGDDLGVSVAHAGLLITVFAVGMIVGAPVMAIATLRLPRRSTLVLALVVFAVGHVAAALSSSFAVVLAARSVTALATGAFWCVGAVVATTAAGHASTSRALGLLLGGMTLANVAGVPLGSWLGQVSDWRGPFWVLAALSAGAAAVIGRFIPDEERRETRSVRAELAVLRQGRVWLALTATALLLGGVLATYTYISPLLTERAGIPAWAVPLVLTGYGLGALLGTTVGGRLGDRRPLATLITAAAASTLVLFLLVFLSTSPVATVVLVTAMGVTGFAAAPVLGALIMRFAGSAPTLASALGSSASNVGIAIGSGVAGVALTSSLRQAGPPLVGTVAAALTLVPLTALALMHATRSGAPLPRTGTDADQSVEASHRPIS
- a CDS encoding SDR family NAD(P)-dependent oxidoreductase, producing MTTFALVGAGPGLGLATARRFGAAGHTVALIARNAERLEEMTAELARDNIRARGFTADVLDIESLTAALYTAAATLGPIEILQYSPVPRADFMKPVLDTGAGDLDAPLAFSVKGAVTAVNAVLPGMRELGRGTLLFVNGSSAVRPNPKVAGTSIAFAAESAYARMLHDTLAGENVHAAQLIVPGAIRPDAVHSSPEVLAQRLYDIHQQRDGFRHYAEPLPDQPLDNP